The DNA window TCGATATTGGTTGACACCGCTCGGCATGGAACGTCGGAAGCTCTCTCCCTAGGATGGTTATTAGAGGGAGGGGACGGATGGCTGCTGAGACGCACATAACGGACGTAGTTGGCTACGTCGAGACGCATAGCCGTTGCACCCTCGCGGCGATTGCGAACCATCTCGACATCAAGGAGCGCACCGCACGCTCCTACATCCAGCGCGCCAACAACATGCTCCAGGGATTTGCCGCCATCGAATATGTTGCGGCCGAGCGTGGCTATGAGCTCAGGGTCCGAGACACTGCCGCCTATTCCCGTTGGAAGGAGCATGCGCTGGGCTCAGCGCGTCCGCCCCTCCCCTCCACTCCGGAGGGCCGCGTCGGCTACCTTCTCATGGACCTGCTCTTCCGCACCGACTGGGTGACCCTCGACGACCTTGCGAACATCCTGTTCGTCTCGCGGGCCTCCATCTCCTCAGACCTCAAGCGGGTCGACGACGAGCTCGGCCGCTTTGACCTATCGCTCGAGCGCAAGCCGCACTATGGCATTCGCGTGGTGGGAAGCGAGATGAACCGGAGGCTCTGCATCGCCGGAATCGTCGCAAGCTCCGAGGGGCCGGGGTCGGCGGGCGTCGACTCCGCGCAGGGAGCGCCCATCGAGGAGCTCTTCTCGTCGCTCGGCGCCGCCTCGGACCCTGCAACCGAGAAGACACGCCTCCATGCCGCCGCCTCGTGCGTAGACGATGCGGCGGCGGAGGCCGACTTCACCGTCAACTCGGCTGCATACCAGAACCTCATCGTCCACATCGCCGTAGCCATGATGCGGATAGAGGAGGGTTGCTACGTTCCCCTGGACGAGCGGCACGTCAGCTCCATCAGTGACTCCGAGTCATTCGCCGTCGCCTCACGCACTGCCGAGCTTATCAAGCAGCGCCTGGGTCTCGAGCTGCCGCGTGAGGAGATCGCCTACATGGCGATTCACCTCGCCGGCAAGCAGACGTTGAACAAGATGGCGCCAGCCGAAGACAACCTCGTCATCGATTCTGGCGTCTGGGACGTCGTCACGAGCATGCTCAACGACGTCTGGGGGACGTTCCGCTTCGACTTCAGGCATGACCTCGAGCTGCGCATGAACCTCGCGCGCCACATCGTGCCGCTCTCCGTGCGCATGCGCTACCACATGGAGCTCAAGAACCCCCTGCTCGACAGCATCAAGACCAGGTACCCGCTCGCATGGTCGATGGCGCTCGAGACCGCCCCCATCCTCGAGAAGGAGTACGGCTCGCGCCTCTCCGAGGACGAGCGCGGCTACATCGCCCTCGCCTTCGCGCTGGCACTGGAGCGCGACGCCACGAACCGTCCCAAGAAGCGTCTGCTCGTCGTGTGCGCGAGCGGGGCCGGAACGTCTCGCCTCCTCGAATATCGCTGCCGCAAGGAGTTCAGCGACTGGATCGGCGACATCGAGACGTGCGACGCCTTCCATCTCGACAACGTCGACTTCAGCCAGATCGACTACGTCTTCACGACGGTGCACATCGACCAGAAGCTGCCTGCACCCATCTGCGAGCTTCACAACTTCCTCGACGCGGCTGAGGCCGAGCAGCTTCGCGACGTTCTTCGAAAGGGTCATTGCGACGCACCCGCGCAGAGCGTCTCGTTTTTCTCGAAAGACCTCTTCTTCACGCATGCCAAGCTCTCCACAAAGGACGAGGTGCTCGAGTTTCTGCTCGGGCAGGCCCGGGAGAAGAGGGGCATGGACGAGAGGTTCTGCGAGGCCGTACGCAACCGTGAGACCGTCGTGGCGACCTCGCTGGGCAACGACGTGGCCATGCCACATCCCGTCGAGGCCACGAGCGCGCAAACCTTTGGAATCGTTGCGCTTCTTGACGAGCCGGTTGCGTGGGACGACCTTGGGCACACGGTGCGCGCCGTCTTCCTCATGTCTTTCTCGCGCTCTGGCGGCAGACAGGTGCAGGCGCTCATCTCGACGCTTGCCGAGCTCATGAGCAGCCCGAGCGCCATGGCCACGCTCGTCAAGCACCAGGAATGGGAAACCTTCTGCGCCCTTCTGGGCGCCATTGAGTCTGACGAATCCGCTGCGGAGTCTCGCGGCACGCTACACGCATCGGGGAGGTGACACACATGGCAGAAATCACCCAGGAGAAGCAGGCCGAGGCCTTTGACAACGAGACGTTCTCGTTTGGCCTCATCGGAGACGCCGGAATGGCCCGCAGCCTCGCCTTCGAGGCCCTCAAGGCGGCCAAGAAGGGAGACTTCGCGCACGCCGACGAGCTCATGGAGCAGTCCAAGCAGGCCGGCCTCGAGGCCCATCACAAGCAGACGAGCCTGCTCGTTCGCGAGGCTGGCGGAGACCACGTCCCCGTCGACGTGATGCTCGTCCACGCGCAGGACCACCTCATGACCTCGATGCTCGCCCAGGAGCTCATCGAGGAGATCATCGAGCTGCGCCGCGAGCTTGCCGAGCGCAAGTAGGCATCTCGCGCCAATAGCCGCCATGCGGCTCTGCACCATCTGACGACAACGGAAAAAACAACTCGCAACCGATAGCCCAAAGGGCCATCGGAAAGGGGATTGCTATGAAAGTACTGCTTGTTTGCGCCGCCGGCATGTCCACCTCGATCCTCATGAAGAAGATGGAGAAGTACGCCGCCGAGCAGGGCATCGACCTCACGATCGAGGCCCACGGCTTCTCCGAGGCCCCCGAGTACGCCTCTGACTTCGAGTGCATCCTCGTTGGCCCGCAGGTGGGCTACCGCAAGGACGAGCTGGCCGAGACCTGTGGCCTGCCCACGGCGGTCATCCCACCGGCCGACTACGGCATGGGCAACTGCGCCAACATCTTCAAGCTCATCCACAGCCTGATTGGCTAAATCTCACATAAGGAGGACCAGCATGGCCCTTGAAAACATGTTCGAGAGCCCCATCATCCAGAAGCTCCAGGCTCTCGGCGCCAAGTCCCAGTCAAGTCCAACTCTCTCGACCATATCCTCGGGCATGATGACCACGCTCTCCATCATCATGGCGGGCGCCGTGTTCACCATCGTCTCGAGCATCCTCAACATCACGGGGCTCATCGGCACCGACAGCGCACTGTACCAGTGGCTGCAGTTGCCCTACAACATGACGATTGGCGTCATGAGCCTCATCATCGCCTTCGCGCTCGGATATCAGTACACCAAGGCCCTCAAGATGAAGGGCGAGCTTGCCAACGGCATCGTCACGCTTGTGCTGTTCATGATGGTGTGCTCTCCCATCAAGAGCGTCACGCTGCAGGACGGCACCACGGCCTCCGTGCTTGACTCAACCTACCTGGGCGGGTCGGGCATGTTCACGGCAATCATCGTCTCGCTCATCGCCGTGCGCATCATCAAGCTTTGCCAGGACAAGCACATCGTCCTCACGATGCCTGACTCCGTACCGCAGTACCTCGCCGACTCGTTCAGCGCCGTCATCCCGCTCGTCATCAACATCGTGCTCTGGACCGGCCTCAACACCCTGTGCGAGACCTTCATGGGCGCCGCGCTCCCCGGCGTCATCATGGGCATCCTCGCCATGCCGCTCGCCGGCCTCAACTCCGTTCCCGGCATGTTCATTGTGGCCCTCGTTGGCCTGCTCTGCTGGTGCCTCGGCATCCACGGCACGGGCGTCATCATGATTGTCCTCATGCCTGTTTTCATGCAGTACTACGCAGACAACGCGGCCGCCCACGCCGCCGGTGTCGCAATGACCCTGCAGCCCGTTGCCCTCTACTTCCTCGCACAGTGTGGCGGAGGCTCGGGCAACATGTTCCCGCTTGCCGCGCTCTGCTGCCGCGCCAAGTCCGAGCAGCTCAAGGCCATCGGCAAGGTTGGCCTCGTACCGTCCATCTTCAACATCTCCGAGCCCATGATCTTCGGCGTGCCCGTGATGTACAACCCGCTCATCGCCATCCCGTTCATTCTCAACACGCTCATCAGCATGCTTGTCATCTACCTGCTGTACGTCGTGGGCTTCTTCCAGCCGCAGTACATCATGATCATGTCCTCCCTGCCGATCTTCATGGCCGACTACCTCACCAGCATGGCTTGGCAGAACCTCTTCATCCCCGTAATCTGCATTGTCGTGGGCTTCATCACCTACCTGCCGTTCGTGAAGCTCTATGACAAGCAGCTCTGCGAGCAGGAGGCCGCCAACTCAGCTGCCGAGCAGGCCTAGTGCGTGGACCCTACCCCACTCGCCCACCCCAAGCGCGGGCGCATGTCTTGTGTCCGCACCTCCAGAAAGGAAGTACCCATGCAGAAGAAGCGTCTTGGCATCTCGCTCTATCCCGAGTTTGCCTCCCAGGAGGAGAACTTCGCCTATCTCGAGCGCGCTGCGGCGCAAGGCTTTGACCTGCTGTTCATTGCTCTGCTCGGCGTCCAGGACGGCCCCGATGCCGTCAAGGAGCGCTACCTGCCCTACATGGAGCGTGCCAAGGAGCTCGGCTTCGAGATCGAGTCGGACGTTAACCCGATGGTCTTCGGTCGTCTCGGCGTCAAGGCGAGCCTGTTCGCCGGCGGCCCCGACCTCTCGTTCTTCAAGGATCTCCACATCGACATCCTGCGCCTCGACCTCGGCATGACGGAGCTCGAGGAGGCCGCCCTCACCAAGAACCCCGAGGGCATCAAGATCTGCATCAACGGCGCCACGACCTCCGACCACGTGGGCGCCCTGCTCGACGCCGGCGCGGACCGCGACATGCTCGTGGGCTGCCACAACTATTACCCGCACCGCTACACGGGCGTCTCGCTCGACTTCTTCAACCAGGGCAGCGAGAACTGGA is part of the Parolsenella massiliensis genome and encodes:
- a CDS encoding BglG family transcription antiterminator; translated protein: MAAETHITDVVGYVETHSRCTLAAIANHLDIKERTARSYIQRANNMLQGFAAIEYVAAERGYELRVRDTAAYSRWKEHALGSARPPLPSTPEGRVGYLLMDLLFRTDWVTLDDLANILFVSRASISSDLKRVDDELGRFDLSLERKPHYGIRVVGSEMNRRLCIAGIVASSEGPGSAGVDSAQGAPIEELFSSLGAASDPATEKTRLHAAASCVDDAAAEADFTVNSAAYQNLIVHIAVAMMRIEEGCYVPLDERHVSSISDSESFAVASRTAELIKQRLGLELPREEIAYMAIHLAGKQTLNKMAPAEDNLVIDSGVWDVVTSMLNDVWGTFRFDFRHDLELRMNLARHIVPLSVRMRYHMELKNPLLDSIKTRYPLAWSMALETAPILEKEYGSRLSEDERGYIALAFALALERDATNRPKKRLLVVCASGAGTSRLLEYRCRKEFSDWIGDIETCDAFHLDNVDFSQIDYVFTTVHIDQKLPAPICELHNFLDAAEAEQLRDVLRKGHCDAPAQSVSFFSKDLFFTHAKLSTKDEVLEFLLGQAREKRGMDERFCEAVRNRETVVATSLGNDVAMPHPVEATSAQTFGIVALLDEPVAWDDLGHTVRAVFLMSFSRSGGRQVQALISTLAELMSSPSAMATLVKHQEWETFCALLGAIESDESAAESRGTLHASGR
- a CDS encoding PTS lactose/cellobiose transporter subunit IIA, with protein sequence MAEITQEKQAEAFDNETFSFGLIGDAGMARSLAFEALKAAKKGDFAHADELMEQSKQAGLEAHHKQTSLLVREAGGDHVPVDVMLVHAQDHLMTSMLAQELIEEIIELRRELAERK
- a CDS encoding PTS sugar transporter subunit IIB; the encoded protein is MKVLLVCAAGMSTSILMKKMEKYAAEQGIDLTIEAHGFSEAPEYASDFECILVGPQVGYRKDELAETCGLPTAVIPPADYGMGNCANIFKLIHSLIG
- a CDS encoding PTS sugar transporter subunit IIC, whose product is MALENMFESPIIQKLQALGAKSQSSPTLSTISSGMMTTLSIIMAGAVFTIVSSILNITGLIGTDSALYQWLQLPYNMTIGVMSLIIAFALGYQYTKALKMKGELANGIVTLVLFMMVCSPIKSVTLQDGTTASVLDSTYLGGSGMFTAIIVSLIAVRIIKLCQDKHIVLTMPDSVPQYLADSFSAVIPLVINIVLWTGLNTLCETFMGAALPGVIMGILAMPLAGLNSVPGMFIVALVGLLCWCLGIHGTGVIMIVLMPVFMQYYADNAAAHAAGVAMTLQPVALYFLAQCGGGSGNMFPLAALCCRAKSEQLKAIGKVGLVPSIFNISEPMIFGVPVMYNPLIAIPFILNTLISMLVIYLLYVVGFFQPQYIMIMSSLPIFMADYLTSMAWQNLFIPVICIVVGFITYLPFVKLYDKQLCEQEAANSAAEQA